One Dermacentor andersoni chromosome 6, qqDerAnde1_hic_scaffold, whole genome shotgun sequence genomic window carries:
- the LOC140219083 gene encoding solute carrier family 22 member 13-like — translation MNAEWNSTGIATVPCAKWEYAQSAYGASIVQDFHLACERAWFLPLSCCAFSLGAIGTLIVLGPIADRLGRKPVIQFCTVVLQAAGVVIVFSTIMNSFIAMRLLQGAATSSLFNTSFVLLIEVLSPERRVLYSIAAMMGKVFGAVIVAVMMWAKFSWYTLQLTSMLPCLLMFSVFTALLESPRWLLARGNAEEAETVIMQAAMLNGESIFEVRQQLAHTRREIERGRSAIAAEGVHCDASRARGRKRNSVILCYLWTVTAVASEAASVKIHYLDLYPAALLALSSLLSFPTELVAIVSAARLGRRASQCWALGLAAFACFVAATLGDDSAVPSAALLLVANVSADASQVVGTLYTAEMYPSVVRCTGLALCKCFADAASVATPVAVYLGLLPASSVPLGMVSLMCVTAAYLAMRLPDTKQCTVLPDQIIDAPFDSPPH, via the coding sequence ATGAACGCAGAGTGGAACTCGACAGGCATCGCCACGGTGCCTTGCGCGAAGTGGGAGTACGCGCAATCCGCCTACGGAGCCTCCATCGTGCAGGATTTTCATCTGGCGTGCGAGCGTGCCTGGTTCCTGCCGCTCAGCTGCTGCGCCTTCTCGCTGGGTGCCATCGGCACGCTGATCGTGTTAGGGCCAATAGCAGACCGTTTGGGCCGGAAGCCGGTGATACAGTTCTGTACGGTGGTGCTCCAAGCGGCCGGCGTAGTGATCGTGTTCTCCACCATAATGAACAGCTTCATCGCCATGCGCCTCTTGCAGGGAGCGGCCACCAGCAGCCTCTTTAACACCAGCTTCGTGCTACTGATCGAAGTTCTGTCACCGGAGCGCCGCGTACTGTACTCGATAGCGGCGATGATGGGAAAGGTGTTCGGCGCAGTCATCGTGGCAGTAATGATGTGGGCGAAGTTCAGCTGGTACACGCTACAGCTGACAAGCATGCTACCCTGCCTCCTGATGTTCAGCGTCTTTACAGCCCTATTGGAGTCACCTCGATGGCTGCTTGCGCGAGGCAACGCGGAAGAGGCGGAGACAGTCATCATGCAGGCGGCCATGCTAAACGGCGAGAGCATATTCGAAGTGCGCCAGCAGTTGGCGCACACGCGGCGGGAAATCGAGCGAGGCCGCTCAGCCATAGCTGCCGAGGGCGTTCATTGCGATGCATCTCGCGCGCGAGGCCGCAAGCGCAACAGCGTCATCCTCTGCTATCTGTGGACGGTGACCGCAGTCGCGTCAGAAGCGGCCTCGGTGAAGATCCACTATCTGGACTTGTACCCGGCAGCGCTGCTGGCGCTCTCCTCGCTCCTGTCGTTCCCGACCGAATTGGTCGCCATCGTGTCCGCGGCACGCCTGGGACGCAGGGCTTCGCAGTGCTGGGCGCTGGGTCTTGCCGCTTTCGCTTGCTTTGTGGCCGCCACCCTCGGCGACGACAGCGCAGTTCCCAGCGCGGCGCTTCTGCTGGTGGCGAACGTCAGCGCAGACGCATCGCAGGTCGTGGGCACCCTGTACACGGCCGAGATGTACCCTTCGGTGGTGCGCTGCACGGGCCTGGCGCTGTGCAAGTGCTTCGCGGATGCCGCCAGCGTCGCCACGCCTGTGGCGGTCTACTTGGGACTCCTGCCAGCGTCTTCAGTGCCGCTCGGCATGGTGTCGCTAATGTGCGTCACCGCAGCCTATCTGGCCATGCGCTTGCCGGACACCAAACAGTGCACTGTGCTGCCGGACCAGATCATCGACGCACCGTTCGACTCGCCCCCGCACTAA